Below is a window of Sediminispirochaeta bajacaliforniensis DSM 16054 DNA.
GATATTCTTCCGTCCCTTCCTTGCCATGATAAATATGATGGTCCCCGGAGATGTCTTTGCCCCCGGCAGCGCAAATCTCATCCCGAGCCATCTTGCAATGTTTCATACCATGTTCAACATCACCAATACCATCATCTGCAGCTTTTTCATCAAACAGATCGCTCTTGTCGTAACAACCCTCGTTCCGGAAGAGAAGGGGAATGTATCGGGAAATTATCGCCTCAAGTACATATCGGCGTCCCTTCAGGACACGCCGGAGCTTTACCTTCTAACGATAAAGAAAGAGCTTGCAAAAATGACGAGCATCGTCAGCGAGATGTTCGACCGGTTTTGGGAGGTCTTCGATCATCCAGATAAAAAAATGGGCGGCGAAGTCGAACGACTGAAAGGCATGGAAGATTTTACCGATCAGATGCAGGAAGAGATAACACGATTTCTCTCTTCATGCAGCCTGGACAGCATGAACAAGGTAAGCGCAGCCAATGTCTACAGCATGATGAGAATCACCAACGAACTGGAAAGCATAGGCGACGGCTGCTATAACCTTATCGTCCTTGCCGAACGCCGATACAAAAAGAAGCTGAAAATCGACAAAGAGGCCGTCGAAGATCTGCGCCCCTATGCAGATCTGGTCCATGAATTCCTTGAATTCATAACAAGTCACCTCAACGCGCACCTTTCCCGGCAAGACCTTGAGGTGGCGCAAAAGATAGAGACGAAAATCAACAAGCGGCGAAACACCCTGAAAAAGAACGCTACAAAGCGGCTTCAGCACGGGGCGGAAGTCAAAGCGGAGCTCCTCTATATCGATGTCGTTCGTCACGTCGAACGGATCGGGGATCACTGCCTGAATGTCGCCGAGAGCCTGCGCCAGGTCTACTAAGCGCTACTGTTACTAAATACAAATACTAAACGACAGAAAAATCGATTCCCAGCAGGGCCTTACGGGCCTCTGCCCAGCGGCCGCGCCGTGAAGCCAGCCGCTCCCGTGCTCCGTCGACCCCCTCCTGACTCAAGTCCAGCCGCAAATTTCCGGCAGTTCCCGCGGCGGTGCGGTTACGAATACTCTCCACCGGGTCCCGGCCGCTTACCTGATCCAGCTCCGTTCCCACCTTTCGATAGGCATCCCGAAAACTCATACCCCCGGCAACCAGCTCCAGCGCCGCATCGGTGGCGAAAATCTCGGGGGTGAAGGCGTCGAAAAGCCGCTGCCGGTTTACCTCGAGACGGGAGATGGTCCGATCCATCACCAGGGCGGCCTGAAGGGCAAGCTCGAGGCCGAGGATAAAGGGTTCCTTGGTCTCCTGAAAATCGCGGTTATAGCCGCTGGGAAGGGAACGAATAATGCCCTTCACCTGGGAGGCCCAGGC
It encodes the following:
- a CDS encoding Na/Pi cotransporter family protein encodes the protein MIYTILQIVGSLGLFLFGMRTMSDGIQKAAGERLQAILNFMTVNRFAAIFTGFAITAIIQSSSATTVMVVSFVNAGLLQLTQAIGVIMGANIGTTVTGWIVAILGFKVKISAMALPAIGIGLPLIIIKKLEKEEVGEAIIGFGILFLGLSFLKDSVPDIKNHPEILQFLSNLTGSGLGPFLLFVMVGTLLTIVVQSSSAAMAITLTMAYAGWIDFQTAAAIVLGENIGTTVTAYLASIGTSVNARRASRAHTLFNVFGVFWMMIFFRPFLAMINMMVPGDVFAPGSANLIPSHLAMFHTMFNITNTIICSFFIKQIALVVTTLVPEEKGNVSGNYRLKYISASLQDTPELYLLTIKKELAKMTSIVSEMFDRFWEVFDHPDKKMGGEVERLKGMEDFTDQMQEEITRFLSSCSLDSMNKVSAANVYSMMRITNELESIGDGCYNLIVLAERRYKKKLKIDKEAVEDLRPYADLVHEFLEFITSHLNAHLSRQDLEVAQKIETKINKRRNTLKKNATKRLQHGAEVKAELLYIDVVRHVERIGDHCLNVAESLRQVY